A window of Hyla sarda isolate aHylSar1 unplaced genomic scaffold, aHylSar1.hap1 scaffold_815, whole genome shotgun sequence contains these coding sequences:
- the LOC130347212 gene encoding beta-2-microglobulin-like yields the protein MRSLVILGSVALVLVVAPAWAELKSPTVNVYTRRPVEFGVENELICHCSGFHPPRITMTLKQGGDAIKDFNESDLSFERDWTYHKMIYTKFVPKEGVEYSCEVTHNEGSPKTYKLGDFF from the exons ATGCGGAGCCTCGTGATCCTGGGCTCTGTGGCCCTTGTGCTGGTTGTGGCCCCCGCCTGGGCTGAGCTGA AGTCGCCCACTGTGAACGTCTACACCCGGAGGCCCGTGGAGTTTGGGGTGGAGAATGAACTGATCTGTCACTGCAGCGGATTCCACCCACCGCGCATCACCATGACCCTGAAGCAGGGAGGGGACGCGATTAAGGACTTCAATGAGTCTGACCTGTCCTTTGAACGGGACTGGACATACCACAAAATGATTTACACAAAGTTCGTCCCCAAGGAAGGAGTGGAGTACTCGTGCGAGGTGACCCACAACGAGGGGAGCCCCAAAACCTACAAGCTTGGTG attttttttaa